In Mytilus edulis chromosome 8, xbMytEdul2.2, whole genome shotgun sequence, the genomic window ttaagcaaacatacacaaattttcattttgaaaaaggttTTTGACACTCTCCAATATACTACTAGTCATTAAAAagacttttttgaaaaatgtgaccatacaaaattctgacgacagggcaaaaaataaagaagatatatttgtctttaacttaagaccatttttagccgtgtgttatttggggagattaaactcgtaatctagacgactttttacacttctgtcactGCACTGTAAACTTTAAACTGTAAACTATAAAAAgtgtattttgtttatatctaaCCATAGTCTTTCccataatttttctttttaaatttcagaacAGTTAGACATTACAAACAACTGATGTTATGTTATATAGATAGATACATGTAaatactttattctctaaaatctaaatacaaatttacagagaaacatacgataaaaatacaaataccaTAGTTTAGGTAAACAAATGCAGTATGATCatctaaaatgaaatacaaaaatatgtgtTTAGTCACATGAATATTAAACGGTGGTAAACTCCATAGAAAAACGTCAGTAAGATGATTTAGCATTTGCATTCATCAttccagtaccaagtcaggaaaatgaccattgttatattatatgcattttaatgttgtctttctgttttgtcgttgttctcctcttatagttgatgtgtttccctcagttatattttgtaacccggatttgtttttaaatttatataccactgttgcctttatttagcttTTTTCCCAAATCGACAATCATTCTGCACTACAATGACCAACTATAAATATAAtacttcaatttaaaatattaaataactgGATGTTTGTTGTAGTTGCCGCTTCAAAGATGCACATGTTCATTCCACACCTTACTTAATTTGCATTATAATTAATACATTCAATATATGCATTAACATATTCGACGCCAGTAGCTACCATCCGACTCTGTTTCTGGGTTTGAATTTTAAAGCTTGCTTGTATGCTCGCTTTGCTGATTTTTTGTTGCCTGACAATTCAAAGGTAAGGCCAAGCGTGTTGTAAGATACATATTTCTCATAAGAATTTCCTGTGAAATAATTTGTGTCTATAGTTGTTTGTAGATCCCTGATTGAATCGCGATACTTGCTGGTATTCTTAAGatgataatgacataaaaaacaaagaaaatatgcATACACAACAGGTGGAATATTGTATATTCCCTCTCCCTCGTCCGGTATTTCTTTCGGTCTTAATGAAATAAGATCTAATACATTTACCAGCATGAATTTACATAGCTTTGGGATCGACATATTCTTCAAAAGGTTCAGGTTTAATAATGCATGTTGTTCAGGTGAAGCATTCATACCATGGTAAAGCTTTTCAGATGAACATTTTGATAGAGAATACTGCAGTATGTCAAGAGCTATATAGTACTGCTTTCTTTTATAGAAAAACGAGGCTAACATCAGCCATCCAGACACAGCATCATGGTGCATATTCTGCAGTAGACTGCTTAAGCAGGTATTATATTTCTTATACGTAAATTTGTTTTCGGATGTGAATTCAAATGGTTGAAACTGATCACTTATACAAGAAAACTTTGACATAAAATGCAAatacagatattttatttttgaactttccaaagataaaattaaatgaattgCTTTTTCATAATCAAATGAGCGCATATGAGCCTGATATGAAATATAGAAAATTCGGGAGAACAATAGTTTACGAATGTCTATATGTGAACAACTTTGATCCTTGTATAATCGAGATGTTAATTTGTGTCCATTCGGGATTTGGTCTGAGAATAAAATGCATTTCCATCCATAACTATTTAAAATATGTAGCTTATTCAAGAGTATTACACGTGTGTATTTGTTTATCTTATTCTCAAATAAATTATTCTCAGGAACGAAGAAATGTGGACAAACTAAGTATTCAACACAATATAGAAGTCTCCTGAAACATCTCATAAATAATGGTATTAAATTGTTAGGTTTCCATACTGAAGGAGATATTTCTTCAGATATCCAGAACACAATTGTTTTCATGAAATACGAACAAAGCAGTTCTCAAGACAAGTCAATAGCTATAACGTCTTTGAGAAGAATTTTCATCAGAACATAACATAGGAACTGTGTATGTGTGAAAGAATAAATTAGAATTTTTTCTGCAACGGAAAAGGATATTCGCCAATCTAAATCTTCTTTGGGAGATCCTTTAACACCTATTGGTACAAAGAGAACGCCGTGTTGTATAATAGACTTCTGAACATCGTAACTTGGCCATGAGTTATGTGATCGTGTTACCCAATGTTGTGCTTGTGGTATCCAAGACGTACTACGAAAGCACAATGCAATGTCCAATGTGTCATTGGTGTCGGACAAACATGGCCCGTGAATAGTTGGACATCTTAGGTCTGTCATTTGTTCTTTAAGTTTAGCGTTTGAAAGATAATAATTTCCTCCCATCTCCTCTAAAAAGCTTCCGAAGAAAAATCGACCTGTGCAATACCGTAGACGTAGACGTACGAAACATGGCTGGCAATCTTCAGCTTCCATTTCAAAGTACGTTATATTAGGTTTAAAATAAACGTTTTTGTCCTCACAAACCTCAGCAAATTTGCAAACGTACATGACATCTAAATCACTACCCCTCATCACAAGCCCTTCTCCAAAACTTCCACTTGTGATAAATGTGCAATTTCGCATTGTTTGTAGGTAGTCTTTGGCATTGTTCATCATTCTGATTGTTTTTACGTGTTTCTCTGTTCCAGTAATATTATGACTTAGATACCGATGTAAAGCTATTGATGCATTTTGTCTTATTGATTCTGTAAAAAATAAGTTCAATTTGTTATacttaaataaaatgttattaaagATGAGAACCAaacacatttaaaacaagaatgtgtccatagtacacggatgcctcactcgcactttcattttctatgttcagtggacctttaAATCTTGgttaaaactataatttggcattaaaattataaattcaacttcatcaaaaactactttgaccaaaactttaacccgagcgggacagacagacagccGGACTTATTATTCTGGAATGGCTATATAATGAATATTTAGGGCATGCATTTGTATTATTCAATGGCTTTTTTCCTCTGTCTGCACTAGAGACAATTGACACCTTTTCAGAATGGTGACCTATCAATTGAGATTTATTTATGCAAAGGTATTATCAAAGCGGGATAGGAAAGTGACCTGACATATAATATGTGTCCTTAATATAGGTTACCTTAATAGCAGTGTTGACTTTAGTGATACTTTGGGTTTTCATAAAAAtgtcttttatctttttattacattgtatcAATTCGCTGGCACATGGAAataatttttcttaaactgtttgggtttttttcagtatcatttgaaaatattgaaatcaGCTATAAGAAACATTTTTGCacgtattttacattagaacttaACACTTTGATGACAAAATTAGTGATATATACAGGAGGGATTAAAAAAGACCAAATATAAAAGGATATTTAGCTGCCATgattaatgtatttttttatagaatgaaACTGACGCTACATATAGTCAAATACACGTACGCCTACATTTATTacatcaaaattataaataagatATTAGATACTTCCTTGAAGCAACTCGGAGAAGAAAAGTCCCATTTCacatatatattaaaagttaTAGAAAATAGATATTTGTCTCACAATATACATGGCATTTTTTTCGACTTTATTTCGTTTCCCCATCACCATAGTAAGGTGTCATAGCATATTGACGAGGaggctaaaaaatgaaaaaggcagTCAAGTTGTAATAAATTATGCAACATTTACAGCCGCTGTAACTTTGATTTCATATTCCTTATTCAATATTATCACATTTGGTGTAAAACCATGACAGCTGTCGTTTTTACTGAATTTCAATGACTTTTCGTTTTGTGTCTCTCTTTTTTTCCCAATTTGACCATTTGATTGTAAGTGCATTGGTccaatttacaaaataattaagGGGAAACCATGCgttatatttatatagtattttCTATTACACCCAATTTACAATAACCTTGACAAATCTAACTACTAGTCTTTTTTAAAAGTCTTCTGGACTGTCTTTTTGTAATAGTTATCCCTATAGGCGCGGTGTGCACGTGTCAGTGTGAGATCATCCCGATGACCggtttaaatatgtttaattaacAATGAGTTTGTATCCATTCGTCCTGGTTTATGTTTTTGAATCGTTGGACTATATGCTAAaagtcttgagttcgaatcccagcatagacactggatttttttctacataaattttGATAGTTAGTCTTTTtcgaataattaattataagttttattgtgGATTAAGCATTCccgtcaaaatgtcacaaaacagAGTAAAGcttgcaaaacaaaga contains:
- the LOC139486059 gene encoding uncharacterized protein, which translates into the protein MEESIRQNASIALHRYLSHNITGTEKHVKTIRMMNNAKDYLQTMRNCTFITSGSFGEGLVMRGSDLDVMYVCKFAEVCEDKNVYFKPNITYFEMEAEDCQPCFVRLRLRYCTGRFFFGSFLEEMGGNYYLSNAKLKEQMTDLRCPTIHGPCLSDTNDTLDIALCFRSTSWIPQAQHWVTRSHNSWPSYDVQKSIIQHGVLFVPIGVKGSPKEDLDWRISFSVAEKILIYSFTHTQFLCYVLMKILLKDVIAIDLS